A window from Marinagarivorans cellulosilyticus encodes these proteins:
- the hemC gene encoding hydroxymethylbilane synthase yields the protein MTQTLRIATRKSALALWQAEYVKARLEGLHPGLRVELVPMVSRGDKILDVPLAKVGGKGLFVKELEHALLNNEADIAVHSMKDVPMEFPEGLGLSVICEREDPRDAWVSSRFASIDDLPAGSVVGTSSLRRQSQLLAKRPDLEVKFLRGNVNTRLAKLDAGEYDGIILAAAGLLRLEMPERIRQFISPEQCLPAGGQGAVGIECRTADQSTIDLIQALHDDITAEQVLAERALNRRLEGGCQVPIACYAIQRDGGLWLRGLVASPDGTQVIYDEMSGKPSDAESIGVALAERLLAAGADIILKEVYSNA from the coding sequence ATGACTCAAACGTTGCGTATTGCTACCCGTAAAAGCGCCCTTGCCCTTTGGCAGGCAGAATATGTTAAAGCCCGCTTAGAAGGCTTGCATCCCGGTTTACGCGTTGAGTTGGTGCCCATGGTTAGTCGTGGCGATAAAATTTTGGATGTGCCTTTGGCTAAAGTGGGCGGTAAAGGGCTTTTTGTTAAAGAGTTAGAGCATGCGCTTTTGAATAACGAAGCCGACATTGCCGTGCACTCGATGAAAGATGTACCGATGGAATTCCCCGAAGGGCTGGGTTTGTCGGTGATTTGTGAGCGCGAAGATCCGCGTGATGCATGGGTGTCTAGCAGGTTTGCAAGTATTGATGACTTGCCCGCCGGCAGCGTTGTAGGCACCTCTAGCTTGCGCCGCCAAAGCCAGCTATTGGCTAAACGCCCCGATTTGGAAGTGAAATTTTTGCGCGGTAATGTGAATACGCGGTTGGCAAAACTAGATGCCGGTGAGTACGACGGTATTATTCTAGCGGCTGCAGGCTTACTGCGTTTAGAAATGCCTGAACGCATTCGCCAGTTTATTTCGCCAGAGCAGTGCCTACCGGCAGGTGGCCAAGGTGCGGTGGGTATTGAGTGTCGCACGGCCGACCAAAGCACTATCGATTTAATTCAAGCGTTGCACGACGATATAACGGCCGAACAAGTTTTGGCTGAGCGGGCGCTTAACCGTCGTTTAGAGGGCGGATGCCAGGTGCCAATTGCATGTTACGCTATTCAGCGTGATGGCGGCCTGTGGCTGCGAGGTTTGGTAGCAAGCCCAGATGGCACACAAGTGATTTACGATGAAATGAGCGGCAAGCCCAGTGATGCTGAATCTATAGGAGTAGCACTGGCCGAGCGCTTATTGGCGGCCGGGGCCGATATAATATTAAAAGAGGTATACAGCAACGCGTAA
- a CDS encoding pyridoxamine 5'-phosphate oxidase family protein, translating to MGQQYTEINDKNRLFIEQQKIYFVGTATADSRVNISPKGMDSLRVLGPNRVIWLNVTGSGNETAAHIQSHSRMTIMFAAFEGNPNILRLYGQAKVVHQNDEQWAELYNHFPATVGARQIFDMQVELVQNSCGMAVPFYTYNEEREQLNQWATKQGEQGLKQYWEKKNQSSIDGIETHILEKNT from the coding sequence ATGGGACAGCAATACACAGAAATAAATGATAAGAACCGTCTTTTTATCGAGCAGCAAAAGATTTATTTTGTAGGTACGGCCACAGCCGATAGCCGGGTCAATATATCCCCTAAAGGCATGGATTCATTACGCGTTTTAGGGCCCAACCGCGTTATTTGGTTAAACGTAACCGGCAGCGGTAACGAAACCGCTGCACATATTCAAAGCCACTCCCGCATGACGATTATGTTTGCAGCATTCGAAGGCAACCCTAATATTTTGCGTTTATACGGCCAAGCGAAGGTGGTGCATCAAAACGATGAACAATGGGCGGAGTTGTATAACCACTTTCCAGCTACCGTTGGCGCTAGGCAAATTTTTGATATGCAGGTAGAGCTGGTACAAAATTCCTGCGGTATGGCCGTGCCGTTTTACACCTACAACGAGGAGCGTGAGCAATTAAATCAGTGGGCAACCAAACAAGGAGAGCAGGGTTTAAAGCAATACTGGGAAAAGAAAAATCAATCGAGCATAGATGGGATAGAAACCCATATACTGGAAAAAAACACCTAA
- the egtB gene encoding ergothioneine biosynthesis protein EgtB has protein sequence MVIAEVDASAQKVNALAAQSQACLHNFLHVRRQTLALVAPLSPEDMVVQSMPDASPTKWHLAHTSWFFEAFILKPFKADFCWFNTAYNHLFNSYYESVGPRHARPYRGMLTRPSLEEVKQYRTYIDDAVQTLVRTVQCETQLQQIMALMTLGIHHEMQHQELISTDILHLLWHNPLRPTIYPCNSSSTQTTSNLTPLRMIDFDGGIVSVGQNLNADNFSYDCEGPAHNTLLQPYRLSNRLITNEEWLAFIADGGYSNSLLWLSDGWATVQKHQWQAPLYWLEHDGAWQQYGLDGLQPLLNSAPVCHVSYYEADAFARWAGKRLPLEHEWEVAAQRQAIEGNFLEDNAFRPQPSDSKVMTQLFGNVWQWTQSPFSPYPGFNAQAGALGEYNGKFMNNQYVLRGGSCVTPKQQLRTSYRNFFYPHHRWQFSGLRLAEYQ, from the coding sequence GTGGTTATTGCTGAAGTCGACGCCAGTGCTCAAAAAGTGAATGCACTGGCTGCACAATCTCAAGCATGCTTGCATAATTTTTTGCATGTTAGACGACAAACTCTGGCGCTGGTAGCCCCACTAAGCCCAGAAGATATGGTAGTGCAATCGATGCCCGATGCAAGCCCCACTAAGTGGCATTTGGCACATACCTCTTGGTTTTTTGAAGCCTTTATTCTCAAGCCGTTTAAGGCTGATTTTTGCTGGTTTAATACCGCCTATAACCACTTGTTTAACTCTTACTACGAATCGGTTGGGCCGCGCCATGCAAGGCCTTACCGTGGCATGTTGACTCGGCCGAGTTTGGAAGAGGTTAAACAATACCGCACTTACATCGATGATGCGGTTCAAACGCTTGTGCGCACTGTTCAGTGCGAAACGCAGTTGCAGCAAATTATGGCGTTAATGACATTGGGTATTCACCACGAGATGCAGCATCAGGAATTAATTTCCACAGATATACTGCACCTTCTTTGGCATAACCCGCTTCGACCCACTATTTATCCGTGCAACAGTTCTAGCACGCAAACGACTTCAAACCTTACCCCGCTGCGCATGATCGATTTTGATGGTGGGATCGTTAGTGTTGGCCAAAACCTGAATGCCGATAACTTTAGTTATGATTGTGAAGGCCCAGCACACAACACACTTTTGCAGCCTTACCGTTTGTCCAATCGGTTAATTACCAACGAAGAGTGGTTGGCCTTTATCGCTGATGGTGGTTATAGCAACAGTTTGTTGTGGTTGTCGGATGGTTGGGCGACGGTGCAAAAACACCAATGGCAAGCGCCGCTTTATTGGTTAGAGCACGATGGCGCTTGGCAGCAATACGGTTTAGATGGTTTGCAACCTTTATTAAACAGTGCGCCCGTCTGCCACGTAAGTTATTACGAGGCAGACGCCTTTGCGCGTTGGGCTGGTAAGCGCTTACCTCTAGAGCACGAATGGGAAGTGGCAGCTCAGCGGCAAGCGATAGAAGGTAACTTTTTAGAGGATAATGCTTTTCGGCCCCAACCGAGTGATAGCAAGGTAATGACTCAGCTTTTTGGCAACGTGTGGCAGTGGACGCAAAGCCCGTTTTCGCCTTACCCAGGTTTTAATGCGCAAGCTGGGGCGCTAGGGGAATATAACGGAAAATTTATGAACAACCAGTATGTGCTGCGCGGTGGTTCGTGCGTTACGCCAAAGCAGCAATTGCGCACAAGCTACCGTAACTTTTTTTACCCGCATCATCGTTGGCAGTTTTCTGGCTTGCGCCTCGCGGAATATCAATAA
- the egtD gene encoding L-histidine N(alpha)-methyltransferase — protein MVYALANEASVATTQKAPCDARFLADVLKGLSSQPKSLSPKYFYDENGSRYFDEICQLQEYYPYKAELALLPRVASDVAALLTDDYSVVEFGAGSLQKIQPFFNALKGIKSFYPIDISGDYLRATTKKLQAQYPHIAMQAIEADFTLPVELPLTRARRLGFFPGSTIGNFTPQQAKNFLSNARATLGDGAHLIIGVDTKKSPDILHRAYNDKKGVTKRFNLNVLSRINRELQCDLNISDFEHYAFYNPVEGCIEMHLVSQSHQKVSIAGTAITFNSGETIHTESSYKYTPQEFMQLAQSAGWLVERTWLADDAMFSTYLLKVAR, from the coding sequence ATGGTTTATGCTCTTGCGAACGAGGCATCTGTCGCTACAACACAGAAAGCACCGTGTGATGCACGCTTTTTAGCGGATGTGCTTAAGGGTTTAAGTAGTCAGCCAAAAAGTTTATCGCCAAAGTACTTTTACGATGAAAATGGTTCGCGCTACTTCGATGAAATTTGCCAATTACAGGAATACTACCCGTACAAAGCAGAATTAGCCCTGCTACCTCGGGTGGCGAGTGATGTTGCTGCGCTCTTAACCGATGATTACAGTGTGGTAGAGTTTGGTGCCGGTTCGTTGCAAAAAATACAGCCATTTTTCAATGCATTAAAAGGGATAAAATCTTTTTACCCTATTGATATTTCTGGTGATTACCTTCGTGCCACAACAAAAAAACTGCAGGCACAATACCCGCATATTGCAATGCAAGCCATAGAGGCAGATTTTACCTTACCGGTAGAACTCCCGCTTACCCGTGCGCGACGGCTAGGGTTTTTCCCCGGTTCTACAATTGGTAATTTTACGCCACAGCAAGCCAAGAATTTTTTAAGTAATGCTAGGGCAACGCTAGGTGATGGCGCGCACTTGATTATCGGTGTAGATACCAAAAAATCACCCGATATATTACATCGGGCTTATAACGATAAAAAGGGTGTTACTAAGCGGTTTAATCTTAACGTGCTTTCAAGAATTAACCGTGAATTACAGTGTGATTTAAATATTTCTGATTTTGAGCATTATGCTTTTTATAACCCAGTAGAGGGTTGCATAGAAATGCACTTAGTTAGCCAGTCACATCAAAAGGTAAGCATTGCGGGTACGGCGATTACGTTTAATTCGGGTGAAACAATTCACACCGAAAGCTCTTATAAGTATACACCGCAAGAATTTATGCAATTGGCGCAGTCTGCGGGTTGGCTTGTGGAGCGTACATGGTTGGCCGATGACGCTATGTTCTCGACGTATTTACTAAAAGTAGCGCGCTA